A single genomic interval of Lucilia cuprina isolate Lc7/37 chromosome 2, ASM2204524v1, whole genome shotgun sequence harbors:
- the LOC111690341 gene encoding uncharacterized protein LOC111690341 yields the protein MSKINLLIFTLLLGSCFVSNEASRLSRKGKMDPTPKPLSKESSESSESVEEPTFKILVTHPEVPKEALDLMSVCEVVVCQSLPPNQTEILEKVKGAHGIFWGGHNPLNAEVLDAAGPQLKAISTMSAGIDYVDVAELKKRKIPLGNTPTVLNNAVADVAMGLMLAAARRFHEGRNKIDSSNWENYHLEWMWGQEIRDSTVGFFGFGGIGQAIAKRLSGFDIDRVLYTTRKRISKDLEKEFKASKVPFHELLAQSDFVFIAAPLTAETQGIFNSTAFAKMKKTAVLVNIARGQIVNQDDLYTALKTGQIFAAGLDVTTPEPLPADDKLLTLPNLVITPHIGSATKRTRTDMSIIAAHNVLRGIAGEPMFSPFPSKSNTIRMSTARRIYKVLVSHPEVPTPVLEYLRQRGCETIVCQNVPPVRSDILQKLPGVDAIFWAHYQPLNSEILDAAGSQLKAVSTMSSGIDYVDVSEFKRRQMPLGHTPGIVKNSVADLAIGLMISAGRFFHAGRQEIDNSLWKTERINWLMGQEIRDSTIGFLGFGGIGQAIAKRLQCWDTRKIIYHTRTPKANDKELNAHHVTFEELLKESDFLVVACPLTPETKGKFNAEAFGQMKKNCVFVNVGRGGIVDQTALYNALKSGQIFSAGLDVMTPEPLPATDPLLTLPNCVIIPHLGTQTIKTTTEMGMVAANNILNALEGKPMISPAY from the exons atgtcaaaaattaatttacttataTTCACCCTACTACTGGGTTCCTGTTTTGTTTCAAATGAAGCATCACGTTTGTCACGTAAAGGTAAAATGGATCCTACACCAAAACCCCTAAGTAAAGAATCCTCAGAATCGTCTGAGTCTGTCGAGGAGCCCACCTTTAAAATTCTAGTTACACATCCTGAAGTGCCTAAGGAAGCTTTAGATTTAATGAGTGTATGTGAAGTGGTTGTTTGTCAAAGCTTGCCACCAAACCAAACAGAAATCTTGGAAAAAGTTAAAGGTGCTCATGGTATATTTTGGGGTGGTCACAATCCTCTCAATGCTGAAGTTCTAGATGCTGCTGGTCCTCAGTTGAAGGCCATTTCTACCATGTCGGCTGGTATTGATTATGTAGATGTGGCGGAGCTTAAGAAACGTAAAATTCCTTTGGGTAATACCCCCACTGTTTTGAATAATGCTGTGGCCGATGTTGCCATGGGTCTTATGTTGGCCGCTGCTAGACGTTTCCACGAGGGCAGAAATAAAATTGATAG ttcTAATTGGGAAAACTATCATTTGGAATGGATGTGGGGCCAGGAAATACGTGACTCTACTGTGGGTTTCTTTGGTTTTGGCGGCATTGGCCAGGCTATTGCCAAACGCTTGAGTGGTTTTGATATCGATCGTGTACTCTACACAACCCGCAAACGTATTTCTAAGGATTTGGAAAAAGAATTCAAGGCTTCCAAAGTTCCATTCCATGAACTCTTGGCTCAAagtgattttgttttcattgcCGCCCCCTTAACTGCTGAAACTCAGGGTATTTTTAATTCCACTGCTTTTGCTAAAATGAAGAAAACTGCTGTATTGGTTAATATTGCCAGAGGAC AAATTGTGAATCAGGACGATTTGTATACAGCTTTGAAAACTGGCCAAATTTTTGCAGCCGGTTTAGATGTTACGACCCCTGAACCTTTGCCTGCCGATGACAAATTATTAACTTTGCCTAATTTGG TCATTACCCCACACATTGGCTCAGCTACCAAGAGGACCCGTACTGATATGTCCATTATAGCAGCACATAATGTCTTGAGAGGTATAGCAGGAGAACCCATGTTTTCGCCa TTTCCCTCTAAATCAAATACTATTAGGATGTCAACAGCTCGTCGCATTTATAAAGTTCTCGTCTCCCATCCAGAAGTTCCAACGCCCGTTCTCGAGTATTTACGTCAACGCGGTTGTGAGACAATCGTTTGTCAAAATGTTCCCCCGGTTCGTTcggatattttacaaaaattacccGGTGTAGATGCCATCTTTTGGGCACACTATCAACCTCTCAATTCGGAAATATTAGATGCTGCCGGTTCACAGCTCAAAGCGGTATCAACAATGTCCTCGGGCATTGATTATGTTGATGTGTCCGAGTTTAAAAGACGTCAAATGCCATTGGGCCATACGCCGGGTATAGTGAAAAATTCCGTGGCAGATTTAGCAATTGGTCTGATGATATCAGCTGGAAGATTTTTCCATGCAGGAAGGCAAGAAATTGATAA TTCTTTGTGGAAAACTGAACGCATCAACTGGTTGATGGGACAAGAAATACGTGACTCTACTATTGGTTTTTTAGGTTTCGGTGGTATTGGCCAGGCCATAGCCAAACGTCTACAGTGTTGGGATACTAGGAAAATTATCTATCACACACGCACACCCAAAGCAAATGATAAAGAATTAAATGCACATCATGTGACCTTTGAAGAGCTCTTAAAGGAAAGTGATTTTCTAGTAGTGGCATGTCCTTTAACGCCAGAAACCAAGGGGAAGTTTAATGCAGAAGCTTTCGGACAAATGAAGAAAAACtgtgtttttgtaaatgtgGGCCGAGGAG GTATTGTGGACCAAACAGCTTTATATAATGCTTTGAAGTCGGGGCAAATATTTTCAGCCGGTTTGGATGTCATGACACCAGAACCTTTGCCAGCTACAGATCCTTTACTAACACTTCCTAATTGCG TAATCATACCTCACTTGGGAACTCAAACAATAAAGACTACCACCGAAATGGGAATGGTTGCCGCCAATAACATTTTGAATGCCTTGGAGGGTAAACCCATGATTTCGCCAGCGTactaa
- the LOC111690348 gene encoding intraflagellar transport protein 80 homolog — MKLKTHICKKTPSNLNGDYLTKSATAKENNNNEKSLDILPLSCVDWSSNDDIYFVSDDHQIYKWSSATRDSLEVAKLPEDFIPTDLHWLLLGGRGSGGGKGSDTLLISSNDGRFIILNKSSRVERSISAHTAAISSGRWSPDGAGLLTAGEDGVIKIWSRSGMLRSTILQSDEPIRCARWSPNSSAIVFCQGGHISVKPLAANSKLIRWRAHDGLVLSLSWSAQSNIIASGGEDFRFKIWDYQGANLFISSPEDYAISSVAFNPEKDVLLVSTFNMLKLCSSAGWTYSAARFNEPSVGSFHTLSWSADGTQVACGTSAGQLIVGYIVQKQLISKNLKATTTGRKSIRLEDIVNSSSDALEFTDRVINFGLGYGHLIVATSNQIHIYNEKYINTPIIIDGRTDVRVVEVGKKFFMVLDSTSIWVYTFTGRLHLNPRYPGSQAQIPMLNARSISLGLDTLVIRDNSDNTILHIFDLIPGATRQYEPFSLKAKTQIAEIAASRAGTVDDQFVVMIDNNRELYITESRNLNGNTERTNIAGYSGATTGEVYKIGTQLTAVKWASESNILVGVHDACYSIWYCPGEGASDPTIIALTTITIDATEFGKNIVIESFEDAIVTFRCSGALLPISINMYCEILHRTLMESQWQQALKICRMAQNAYLWATLAAVATRKNQLQISEEAYSAALQIDKVSYLQYIKTLDPSSPDYMAENSLMLGRLIEAETILIHNRKYREAVGLCLRMHNWRKALEIAQKHENELTELVLQQRKKYLKALGRDEWDTVFLSLDVKDNNLSE, encoded by the exons atgaaattaaaaacacatatttgtaaaaagaCTCCTAGCAATTTAAATGGTGATTATCTCACAAAATCTGCCACggctaaagaaaataataacaatgaaaAGTCCTTGGACATTTTACCTTTAAGCTGTGTAGATTGGAGCAGTAATgatgatatttattttgtaag TGATGATCATCAGATTTACAAATGGAGCTCTGCTACACGAGATTCTTTGGAGGTGGCGAAATTACCAGAGGATTTTATACCCACCGATTTGCATTGGCTGTTGTTGGGTGGTCGTGGTAGTGGCGGTGGCAAGGGTAGCGATACCTTATTAATAAGTAGTAATGATGGtaggtttattattttaaacaaaagttctCGCGTCGAGCGTAGTATATCAGCTCATACAGCAGCCATAAGCTCTGGAAGATGGAGTCCGGATGGAGCAGGTTTATTAACTG CGGGAGAAGATGGAGTCATTAAAATCTGGTCTAGATCTGGTATGTTGCGTTCTACCATTTTGCAAAGTGATGAGCCTATACGGTGTGCTCGTTGGTCTCCAAATTCTTCAGCTATAGTATTTTGTCAAGGTGGACATATATCAGTGAAACCTTTAGCAGCTAATAGTAAATTAATAAGG TGGCGTGCTCATGATGGTTTGGTCTTGTCTTTAAGTTGGTCTGCCCAATCAAATATAATTGCTTCGGGTGGTGAGGattttcgttttaaaatttgGGATTATCAAGGAGCAAACCTTTTCATAAGTTCACCTGAAGATTATGCTATTAGCTCAGTGGCCTTTAATCCAGAAAAAGATGTCTTACTTGTAAGCACCTTCAATATGCTCAAGTTATGCTCTAGTGCAGGA tggACTTATAGTGCGGCCCGTTTTAATGAACCATCAGTGGGTTCATTTCACACACTCTCTTGGTCTGCAGATGGCACCCAAGTGGCATGTGGTACTTCTGCTGGCCAACTTATCGTTGGATATATTGTGCAAAAACAATTGATATCGAAAAATCTTAAAGCCACTACTACAGGTCGTAAATCCATACGTCTTGAGGATATTGTCAATAGCAGCAGTGATGCTTTGGAGTTTACCGATCGTGTCATTAATTTTGGTTTGGGTTATGGTCATTTGATTGTAGCTACTTCtaatcaaatacatatttacaatgaGAAATACATAAATACGCCGATCATTATAGATGGTCGCACCGATGTCCGAGTCGTTGAAGTGGGAAAGAA atttttcatgGTTCTGGACTCTACTTCAATTTGGGTTTATACTTTCACAGGGCGTTTGCATCTTAATCCCCGATATCCGGGTTCTCAAGCTCAGATACCAATGCTAAATGCCCGTAGTATTTCGTTGGGCTTGGATACTTTGGTAATACGAGATAATTCTGATAATACGA ttttgcatatttttgaCCTAATACCCGGAGCTACCAGACAGTACGAACCATTTTCTCTAAAAGCTAAAACTCAAATAGCAGAAATCGCTGCCAGTCGAGCCGGCACTGTTGATGACCAATTTGTGGTCATGATCGATAATAACCGTGAACTCTATATAACGGAATCTCGAAACTTGAACGGCAACACGGAACGCACCAACATAGCAGGATACTCAGGAGCTACCACAGGAGAGGTTTATAAAATAGGCACCCAACTAACAGCCGTTAAATGGGCTAGTGAATCCAATATTTTAGTAGGAGTGCATGATGCCTGCTATAGCATATGGTACTGCCCAGGAGAGGGGGCCTCAGATCCCACCATAATTGCCTTGACCACAATAACAATAGATGCTAC ggaatttggtaaaaatattgTCATCGAAAGTTTCGAAGATGCCATTGTTACATTTCGTTGCTCGGGAGCTTTACTGCCCATAAGCATTAATATGTATTGTGAAATCTTACATCGCACTTTAATGGAGTCACAGTGGCAACAAGCATTGAAAATATGTCGCATGGCTCAAAATGCTTATCTCTGGGCCACTTTGGCGGCTGTAGCCACTCGAAAGAATCAATTGCAAATCAGTGAAGAAGCTTATTCGGCTGCTTTACAAATCGATAAAGTAAGCTACTTACAGTATATCAAAACTTTGGATCcttctagtccagactatatggCTGAAAATTCTTTAATGTTGGGTAGACTTATCGAAGCGGAAACTATTCTAATACACAATCGTAAATATCGAGAAGCAGTCGGTCTCTGTTTGCGTATGCATAATTGGCGTAAAGCTTTGGAAATTGCTCAGAAACATGAAAATGAACTCACAGAATTGGTTTTGCAACAgcgtaagaaatatttaaaggcTTTGGGTAGAGATGAATGGGATACTGTGTTTTTAAGTTTAGATGTTAAAGATAATAATCTTAGTGAATGA